The genomic window agagcaggtgagtgtgtgtgtgtgtgtgtgtgtgtgtgtgtgtgtgtgtgtgtgtgtgtgtgtgtgtgcgtgcgtgcgtgcgtgcgtgcgtgcgtgcgtgcgtgcgtgcgtgcgtgcgtgcgtgtgtttgttggTTCCTGCCACACTGGTTCCATCTCATGACTGATGATGACTCGTCTCCATGGCTCAGCTGTTCCTAAGGGACATTTGTAATGTAATGTGTTTGTCTCACTTGAAAGTTTTACCCTGACTGCTGCTTTCTGAGGTgatgcacaggaggttggtggcaccttaattggggagaatcaaattaaatcaaatcaaatgtatttatatagcccttcttacatcagctgatatctcaaagtgctgtacagaaacccagcctaaaatcccaaacagcaagtaatgcaggtgtagaagcacggtggctaggaaaaactccctagaaaggccaaaacctaggaagaaacctagagaagaaccaggctatgaggggtggccagtcctcttctggctgtgccgggtggagattataacagaacatggccaagatgttaaaatgttcatagatgaccagcatggtcaaataataataatcacagtagttgttgagggtgcaacaagtcagcacctcaaaagtaaatgtcagttggcttttcatagccgatcattgagagtatctctaccgctcctgctgtctctagagacttgaaaacagcaggtctgggacaggtagcaaaggctcgtggtaatgactggagaggagtcagtggaatggtataaaatacatcaaacacatggtttccaggtgtttgatgccattccaatattatgagccgttctcccctcagcagcctccactaagGTCATGATTCATGTTGTCACTTTCTAAGTAGGATTGGGCCATATCCACATTACCCTATGAATTAAATATAGAAATCATCCCTGGAGGATTTCTGTAtattgaaagttacatatcttgaacaCTTgagtgctgacaagcaaaacattttgggactatgtcaacaatgaactaatgaaacaaatatcaAAAGATCGTTTTTGGGTGGAATTTCCCTTTAACAACGGGCTGTTGAAAATACCTATTTCAATACCTGGCTTTGTAGAACATGACATGAGATGTCACTCACTCACTATCTaaagatgttttgttgttgtagaaAAGCAAACAAGACTGATTCGCTTTATCTTTCAACTAACACACacgtttatttatttaaaaagtacAAATATTGACATTTTAAAGAAACTGTTTCCACAGTATTAGAAATCATGTCTCCAGTATTTCAAAATGCCTTGGTATAGGTGCTATCATAAACCTGCCCAGCCCTATTCCTAGGTAGGTTATCTGAGGGTTCTGTTCTGACTATGCCCTCTTATTGATAAAGTATGTTTATATTCTCCTATCTCCCTGCTCTGTTGTGTCACCTCCACCATTCCACTTTtatttccatccctctctcaccaCTTATCCACCCATGTATCTGCTACTCCTTCACACCCTGTCAATCTatcccatttatttttgtttctccctctcatcttccatcccccctcctccctcaatcCTCCTTATAGAATGGTCCAGCCCGTCAGCCTAAGGATGTGCTGCGGGACATGCAACAGGGGCTGAAGGACATGGGGGCCAATGTACGAGCCGGGTTCCATGGCTTTGGCGGGGGTATGGTGGATGGGGTCAAAGGAGGGGTAGAAGGGGTCAAAGGAGCTGTGGTGTCTAAGCCACGGGAGTTCGCCAGCTTGATCCGCAACAAATTTGGCAGTGCAGACAACATCTCCCACCTCATAGAGGACGGGGTGGGAGGGCACTCGGAGGACGCGCCCGCTCAACGAGCCCTGAGTGGCAGTGCCACCCTGGTCTCCAGCCCCAAGTACGGTAGCGACGACGAGTGCTCCAGTGCCACCTCTGGCTCAGCGGCAGGCAGTCACTCAGGCGGGGCCGGGGTAGGTGGGATGTCGGGGCAAGGGCAGGCTGGCCTGGGGAGCCCCAGACTGGAtgggcaccaccaccaccaccaccacattcaCAGCTCCTGGGACGCCTTGCTGGAAGGCCTGCAGGAGATCAAGGCCAGCCAGGCCCACATGGAGGACGCCATCGAGGACATGAAGAGTCAGCTGCAGAGTGACTACTCCTACATGAACCAGTGCCTGCAGGAGGAGAGATACAGGTGCAGACCAACACCTAGGCCAATACACAGAGCATGGAATGAGAGTTGGTATTATACATCAATCTCACACTAACTGCTGAAACAAGCTGCTTTGCTTTTAGCTTGTTTCAGTACAGCAGTGTAAATCATGTTCAGTGTTTTTACACTACATGATTTATGCTGAATGATATTCATGAGGATAATTAAAAAGGTCAAGGAAACTGTTACAGGTTTTGTACATTTCAAGTTTTGTCAAGATCAGAAGTAGTTGTTTTAATGTATAAAACTGATCCTTAAATTAAACGGAGTGACACCTTGAAAATTGCATAAATATGTAAAATCTTTCTCTAATTTGTTGAATTGGTCTTTACTCCGCTGGTCTAAATCATACCGGCTCTgcctcatacatttttttaaatctctctCTGTTTAGGTATGAGCGACTGGAAGAGCAGCTGAATGACTTGACAGAGCTGCACCAAAACGAAATGACTAATCTGAAACAGGAGCTGGCCAGCATGGAGGAGAAAGTGGCCTACCAGTCCTATGAGAGAGCCAGAGACATacaggtagagagatagagacctGGATTTACAGTTTATGATACTTTCCTGTAGATACACAAACAAGTATGACTCCAGAAATGAGCCTTGTTCCCCTAATTCAGTTGTAACATTGTGTTTGCCTGTGTTTGTCatttgtacctgtgtgtgtatgtatacatgCAGGAAGCGGTGGAGTCATGCCTGACCCGCATCACTAAGTTGGagctccagcagcagcagcagcaggtggTGCAGTTGGAGGGTGTGGAGAACGCCAACGCCCGCGCCCTGCTGGGCAAACTCATCAACATCATCCTAGCACTCATGGCCGTAGTGCTGGTGTTCGTCTCCACCCTGGCCAACTTCATCACCCCACTCATGAAAACCCGAGCGCGGGTGGCCACCACCGTCATGCTGGCCTTGTTTCTGTTCATCCTTTGGAAGCACTGGGACTTCCTGGAGCTGTGGCTAATGCCCAGCTGAGTTTCCTACAGTCAATCATCCACGCCCTTGTGTCTGAGTGACCAGGATGTGGACAGAGGGACCAGAGTGATACACTGAGCTGCCCTAGACACTCTAACAGTCTGAAACTCAGAGAGTGTGAATACAAAACTCATATTTCTGAAAGAGAACCAGTGCACTTT from Salmo trutta chromosome 16, fSalTru1.1, whole genome shotgun sequence includes these protein-coding regions:
- the LOC115150616 gene encoding transmembrane and coiled-coil domains protein 2; the protein is MEHEALLDKSEVTTLGLPPSASHGGSDGNISLDGAGAEGVAEPQRTRVALEHLQQKILKITEQIRIEQEARDDNVAEYLKLAHNADKQQASRIKQVFEKKNQKSAQTIAHLHKKLEHYHKKLKETEQNGPARQPKDVLRDMQQGLKDMGANVRAGFHGFGGGMVDGVKGGVEGVKGAVVSKPREFASLIRNKFGSADNISHLIEDGVGGHSEDAPAQRALSGSATLVSSPKYGSDDECSSATSGSAAGSHSGGAGVGGMSGQGQAGLGSPRLDGHHHHHHHIHSSWDALLEGLQEIKASQAHMEDAIEDMKSQLQSDYSYMNQCLQEERYRYERLEEQLNDLTELHQNEMTNLKQELASMEEKVAYQSYERARDIQEAVESCLTRITKLELQQQQQQVVQLEGVENANARALLGKLINIILALMAVVLVFVSTLANFITPLMKTRARVATTVMLALFLFILWKHWDFLELWLMPS